The Spirochaetota bacterium genomic sequence GTCAATTCTGGTTAATATGAATAATTAGATATTTTTCGATTTTTATCCTTTATTTTAGATATGGATGTATTTTAGAAATATGGTTGAATCTAATGATTGTGAAATAAAGGGAGAATTACTATCCTTCAATACTTCATTCCGGGAGACTGATCTATGCATCTGGTCACAATGTGAGCTTAGGGAGGAGGCTCTAAAGATTGTATTAAAATGTCGCTCCTCATTAGATGATTACGTTGAACGGTACCCATCTTTTCGAACAGCCCTTGAACCATTTCCAGTTAAAGAAGATGCTCCATCTATAGTAAAGGAAATGTCAAAGATGACAGAAAGGGTTTCTGTAGGACCAATGGCCGCTGTTGCTGGCGCAATTGCCCAGAAGGTTGGGGAAGAGTTGCTTGCAATTACTCCAGAGATCATAGTCGAGAACGGGGGGGATATCTTTATAAAAGTCGATAGAAAGAAGGTGATAAATATCTATGCTGGCGAGTCTCCCTTCATCGGAGAGATTGCCCTGGAGATAGAACCTGAGGATATGCCTCTGGGGGTTTGTACTTCTTCTGGAATGTTGGGGCATTCATTTAGTTTTGGTAGGGCCGATGCTGTCATAGCGCTTGCTCCTTCTGCTACGTTAGCTGATGCTGCAGCTACTGCTATATGCAATCAAATTATGGATGTCTCGGATATTCCTAAGGGAATCGAATTCGCTCAGCGAATCGACGGCTTAGAGGGTGTTGTTATATTAAAGGATAACACGATGGGGAGATGTGGTAAAGTAAACCTGATAGGGCCTAAACTATTTCTTCAGAATAGAAAAGTCGAAATTGTTTCCTTCTCATAACTCGCTTCAATATTGCTATCGCTATTCTACAAGTTCCATTTGCATCTATAGCCCTTATGCGGAGGATGAAAAATATTAATCTTCCACCTTTACGCCAAAGAGTCTTCCAATGTAGAGGTATTTCCAAATAATGGATTCAGATTTAGATTCCTCTAAAGATGCCTTGGTGGCTTTAATTACAGAGGGCAACACTACTAATGCTCCAATTGTGGTGGCGATCATTGTAATAGCTATGAGAATTCCAAAATACATATTCGGTTTAAATGTTGACAGTAAGAAAACAGCGAATCCCAAAACTAGCGCCATTGATGTAAAGATAATGGCTTTCCCCGCAATCGCAAGTGTTTTCCCAATTGACTCATCAATGTTATAGCCCTGAGCCAACATATGTTTGATCGTATTAAAAAAATGGATAGTATCATCCACACCAATTCCGATTGTTATTGAAGCAATAATTGCAGTTGCCATGTCAAGATCTATGCCAAACCAGCCCATAATGCCAAAATTCATTATAACAGCACAGCTCATTGGGACTAGTCCTATTAAACCTATGGATATCTTTTTAAAGAGCAATACAATAATTATTCCGACTACTATTATGCATAAGATTAAACTCAAGACCTGTCCGGTCACAACATATTCAGCTAAACGTATAAAAATTGGTATATCACCGGTTATTCTGTATGAGTAATCGGAAAATTCTGTCTTCATATGGGCTCGGATTCTCTTTAAGATCCTATCCATTTCTGATGTGCTGAGGACTTTGTTTTTCTTATCGAACATCAGGGAAAAAACATGAATAGTTCTAAATTCCGGACATGTAAATATTTCAAATTCATCTATTCTTCCGTCAGAATTTGAATCCTCCCCAGAGGCTAATTCAAAATAGTCTAGCACATCAACATATTTTTCAGGAATCTTATAATATTGGATCTTATCATTGTTCATTGCCATGTGCATCTTTTTAACAATATCCTGAAAGGAATTCGCCCGACCAATATTGAGATCAACATTACTTTCACTTTGAAGCCATTTGCAGAATTCATCAACCTTTTTGAGGAATTCAGGCTTTTTAATGCCATCCTCCTCCCCTGTATCTATTAGTATATTAACTGGAAATGATCCTCCAAATCTTTTCCCTATAATCCTGTCAGCGATTCTGATATAGCTATCCTCTTTAAAAAAACCCCATGGAGACATCTCTACCTTCATCTTAGTCATGCCAACAATGGATATTGAAATTATTATTATTACTACTATCAAACAAGCCTTATAGTGTTTAGTGGAGATAACGGTCATAAGGGAGGTTATTTTATCAATTAGTGTGACTTTTACACTTTTATCTTTGTTTAACATGAATCTGGGCATCTTATGTGGAAGAAGGACACATACAGCAGGGATCAGAGTAATAGAAATGATTACGCATATTACTGCTCCTAAAGAGGCAAGGAAGGCCCATTCACTTATGGCAGTAACCTTGTTCGTTGTAATAGTAACAAATCCAAAGAAGGTTGTTAAACCTGCAAGGAGAACCGTAATTGAGATATGATGCATAGCTTGCTTAAAGCCTTCATGTCTCCCCTTTTCTGTAATCAGATTAAAATCTATATAATACTGATTCATTATGTGAATGGAATAGGAACTGCCAATGGCCATTAAGAGTGAAGGGAGGCCCACTGCCATTATTGTTATCTTATAACCTGCATGACCCATAAAGCCGAGGAGCCAAATATCGCTGATTATAAGTGTCAATAATGGGAGCACAACTCCCCTCAGAGATCTAAAATTAAAGAAAAAAACCATCAGCATCAATATTAATACCGCTGGAAGAAATTTTTTTAGATCATCCTGCATGTATCCATTTACGAGATAGTTCATTACTGGGGCGCCCAAGGATACAACCCTTATGTTGTCGTAATTGCTGGTGATCTCCCATATCTCTTCGCCAATATCGTGATGGTCGTCAGTAGTATCCAATTGAATGATAATTCCCAAATCAGTGATCTCCCCAGTCTTGGGGTCCCTAGCATAAATCTGTTGTTCATAGAAGGGAGTCTTTGTTATTCTCTTTTTTATGAATTCATATTCTTCCTTCGATTTAGGTAATATTCTTTTTCCATTATCATCCCTTTTAATTAAATCGTAAAACTCCAAGGTGTCATTTTCCCCTGTCACATCCTGCATAGTAAAGAGTGAGGCAATTCTCTTCACCCTTTCCTTTGCTTTAATACTATTTGTTATTTCAATCTCTTTTAATAATTTATTAAGATCATTCTGATCTAGTATCTCAACCCTGCCTATATATTTTTTAATCTTTCTTCTTAAGGTTTTCTGAAACACGATATCATTATTAAAATAATCAAGCAGATCAATATATTTTATTTCTCCCTTAGAAAATGCATTTTCTAATCTGGTTATTCTTGAGTCCTCCAATTCCTTGTCTAAAAACTTGAATTCCTCTATCTCTGATATGAGGTTATCAATATCCATAAAAACATCATTGCTCCACAGATTATCACTATAAACATCTATCATTACTATTTTGCTGATATTCCCATAGACTTTCAGCGCCTTTTTGTAATATATGTATTCCTCATCTCCCTGTGGCATCATTGTATCTATAGAGTAATCAAATACCAGTTTTGGCAATCCCAGTGAAAAAATGACTGTTATGATTGTAAAACATAGGAGTGTAATTTTAGGCCGCTTAATTACCCATTCAATATATCTTTCCATAATAAATAACCATAAATAATAATTTTATTTTGAGATTTATTCCTTAAAATTCTGAACTTGGATAGGGGAAAATGTTTTTATTTTTATAATCTCTTGAATAATATAGTAATTTGTCAACTATTATAAAGAAGATTTATTATTGTAACTGCTCGAAAATTCAGTAATTAGTCAATCTTAATTTGAATCAATGAATTATTGAGTAGTTACATGAAGATTTTGTCAAATAAATTACATGGATGCACGCTGCGAGATCTGACACTTTTTTCCCATGAGGGGAATATGTGATGGTTTTCTCATCGGAGGGGCAGATATTATCTTAACTATTACACTTGATGATTTGAATTAGCTGGACTGCAGATTAAACTTATTAGGGAAGACCACTGATTTAATTCCCTTTATGTTTTTTGCGTTCTGGGCTTTTGAAGCATGTCTTTCATTATACATTTATAATGAGAAGGGCTGTTGATAATAATTGAAGTAAAGATATACTCCTCTCTTTTTTGCATCATCATATTGATATGTGATACTATGTCTTGAACCTCGATATCTCTTCTTGATATCCCTTTTTTTATATCATTCTCAACTATTTGATTTATAAATTGGATATGGGATTTAATAAATTCTAATGCAATCACCTTTTCTTTTGTATCTGCCTTGTAGTTATTGACGGCATTGATGATATTTTCATTGTTTAAGAGTTCTGTAGCTTCTTCCCCAACAATGATTCTATTAGGTTCGTCTTTCCTCTTAGATGTTACTTCATCAATCGTTTGATTATGATTTTCTTTCTCTTCCATTTCCCCTCTTTGAGGTTACAATCATGATACATTTATTTATATTATTAGTTTTTGTGAATTTGTCAAACAATAAACTGAAATCTTGAATGTATTCATTTATCATTTAATTCCACCTTTGATGAGAAGGATGATTGTTAATTTGCTAAAATCCTTTAAAAAAGACTTGCCTATTTAAGGCTTTTGGCTAAACATTATAATCATGTTTGACATTGAGGAGTATTACAAGGAATATAATATTCAAGATGCAAGTCATATCCAGATAGAAATTGATGATATTGAGAGCTATATTAATAATGATATCGATAATCTCTTAAAGAATCGTTTTGACAAGCTCTATCTTCGTGATAAGTTTAAATATAATAAATCTGGAATAGATATTATATATCCAAGAATATCATATAATGCCAACCGAAGTTTAGTCAAAGGGGCTGATCACATCAGATTTTTGCTCTCACTTTATCCCAGAAAGGGAGACCTTGATAATATTGAAAAGATTGTTCTTAGACCACGTCATGTTGAGGTTGAAAATATTGAACTCATGTCCTTATATATTCGAAGAAGAAGAATATTAGTCATATATTTACATCATCCTCATTTATATTCCTTAAAAAATTCAAAATTCGGAGAGTATTCTGAATTTTTACCCTTACATCTACCAGGACTCTTTGATAAAGAGCTATTTGAAAATTCAGCCACATTTATTCGAGGTGCTGATATTAAAATATCCTCTCTCTGGTATATAATTTCAATAATATCCTACTCTCCTGACAACAAGATTGATAAATTCCTAATCAGAAATAACAATAAAAATGATAGGGTAATCTCAAAGGCTCTTGATGAGATATCGTTTTATTATTCGAGACATGGTTATTGATGGCTTTGGTTGACTATCATAACCATACCTATTTATGCGAGCACGCTTCAGGTAGTTTGGAGGATTATATAAATGCAGCTATTACCTCAGACTTGATTGAGCTTGGTTTTTCCGATCATGCTCCACTTCCTTTAGAGATCAGGGATGGCATTACGATGCATCCTGAAGAGACAGAGGTCTACATCGCTCTTCTTGAGAAGAATAGAGATATTTACAGAGATAAGATTGATATAAAATTGGGTTTTGAGATAGATTATCCACTTAGAGAATCATTTAACAGACAATATTTAAGTGATACTAGACTCGATTATCTGATCGGTTCATGTCATTTTTTGGGTGATTGGGCCTTTGATCAAAGCAGATATGCTAGGGAATTTGAGAATAGGGATATTGATGGTATTTATTACGAATACTATAGTGTAATTTTGGACATCGTCTTATCAGGATATTTTAATATAATTGGTCATTTTGACATAATTAAGAAATTTGGCCATAGACCTAAAATGGATTTCAGAGAAACAATTATTGGAATTGCGAAAATGATTTCAAAAAAGGATATAGCAGTAGAGATCAACACAGGCGGTCTCAGAAAACCCGTTAGAGAGATATATCCCTCTGATGATATAATAACATTATTTTATAATATGAATGTCCCAATAACACTGGGTTCAGATTCCCATGCCTCTGAAGAGGTAGGATATATGTTTGATAGCGCAATTGAAAAGATAAAGAAAGTGGGATATAAAAAGATATCGGGATTTAGCAAAAGGAAGAGATATGACATTTTAATTTAACATTAAATGCTGGTATCCATTCCCACTTGAGTATATTTCAATAAACATGCTTTTTTTGCAGAGGTTTTCAGAGGACATTTAATAGCACTACCCACCATTTTACTAATAATAAGATCTATAATGGTATTTAAAAAAGAAGCTAATGGGGTTTACTCACTTTCAGGAGCCTTTGGCCTTGAGATTGGGACAGCATCCAGGGCAGTTAATTATATTGACTACTCTATGGATGATGATCAAATAATATGGGATGAGAAGGCCTTATTAAGCGAGATCACGCACCTTCCTGAAAAAGGTATTATCATTCTTAATCAGCTTCATGAAGACAGGATTGTCATCGTTGATAGCCCTATCAGGGATAATTTTTTATTCTTTGATGATGCAGATGGAATAATTACAAATATCCCAGAGGTATGTATTGTGATAAGGTCAGCCGATTGTGTGCCAGTCTATGCATTTGATTCACATAACCGTATATTAGGTGCAGCTCATTCTGGGTGGAGGGGGTGTATGCTATCAATTTCCAAAAAGCTGATCATCAAAATGAAGCAGATATTTTCTTCAAATAATAGAGATATCCATGTTTTTATTCTACCTTCAATTGGTCCTGAGTCCTATGTAATAGGAAATGATGTGGCTTCCTTATTTGAAAGGGATCTATATGTTAGAGATAAGAATATCTATCTAGACCTATGGAAGAATATTGAGCGCTCCCTTATTGAAGAAGGAATTCCTGAGGTGAATATCTTTAATTCAAGGATCTGCACACTACAGAATAATGATAAATTTTTCTCTTACAGGAATAAGGATTCAGCTAGAAATCTTAATTATGGTTTCATCAAATTATAAAATTGAATGAACCCTAATGCTAAATCACCTCTATTTTGTACTCTGTAGCTTAATAAAATGAGCATAATAAGCCTTTTCGTTTCCTGATTGAGACAAGGATTATAAATTCTCAATTCAATCATTGATTAGTTATTAGGGTGGGTAAATATTTTTTTATTAATTACTTGCTCAAGTTATGGAATTTTGCCAGTATTATACTATTTACTAAATTACACCTTTTTTCACAAACAAGACAGTTAATTAAGTGGGTAATAACATCATAGGATCATTCTGCAACTGTAGCATATATGAGCAAGCCTGAACTGTGAAGTAGCATCTTGTTTATTATTATATCGTACAATATGACTTATAATGAATATTTAAACTGGAGTCAGAAATGAAGGAAGCGGATAACATTCAATTGGCCAGTTTCATAAATACTACTAATCCAAAGGTCGTTATTTCTGAAGTTAGAACATTATTCTCTGTTCATTACCCCAAGAAATATTTTAATGCTATAAATAGGAGTTATAGAAATATCAAGAAACTCTTTGAGGGAAAATTTCCAGGATATAAGGCATGCAATACTGAATATCATAATTTAAATCATACCCTTGACGCCTTCCTGGCAACCTCAAGACTCATTTATGGTTATAATCTTGAAGAAGAAAAGAAGATGCCCCTAGATTTAACAATTGACTTGCTTATCTCATCAATGTTTCACGATACAGGCTATATTCAGGAAGAATGGGATAACGCTGGGACCGGAGCAAAATATACCAAAACTCACATTGGAAGGAGCATCGCCTTTCTTGTAAAAGAAGAGAGGAAATTTAATATAACTCAAGAAAATATAGCAATTATCTCAAGATTGATTAGATGTACTGGTCTCAATACAAATTTGAATGATATCCCATTCATTTCGAATGAGGAGCGGATAGCTGGGTCAATCCTTGGGACTGCTGATATTCTTGGACAGATGTCAGATAGGATTTATTTAGAAAAATTATTGTTCCTTTATTATGAATTCAGGGAAGCTGGAATACAAGGATTTAATACAGAATTCGATATAATAAGAAATACCATAGATTTTTATGAGCAGACCAAAAAGAGGTTAGACAAGAGTTTTATGAAAAAATATGATTATGCTAGATATTATTTCAAAGATAGATTTAATATTGATCAAAATCTATATATGAAGGCAATAAGTAATAATATTGCTTATATTTATAAAATAATTGATGATAATAGCACAAACTTTCGGCATAAGCTGAAAAGGGGTGATTGGATAAATAAGAGCTATGAACTTTCAAACAGGGTGGAATTATGATTGATGTGAAGGATCTCTTTTATACAATTTATTTCAACACTTATTATTAATAAATATTCATTATTAATTTATTATTTGATTACTATCAAGCTTATTGAGGTGATGGAGAGGAGATATGATTAGAGCTGTGATTATGGCAGGTGGTGAGGGAACAAGGCTGAGACCCTTAACCTCAAATCGTTCAAAGCCAATGATTCCAATTATTAACAAGCCAGTAATCGAACATATAATTAAACTATTAAAAAAGCACGGTATAATAGATATTATCATTAGTCTTTATTACCTCCCTGAGGGGGCACAGAATTATTTTGGTGATGGTTCTGATTGGAATGTGAATATTACATATTCCGTTGAAGAGACACCACATGGAACTGCGGGCGGTGTAAAGAAGGCCATTGGAAATCATGATGATACTTTTATTGTTCTCAGCGGTGATGGCGTTATAGACTTCGATATTACTCATATATTAGGGTATCATAAGGAGAAGAATTCATCATTTACAATAGTATTGAAGCATGTTAAGAAACCAGTAGATTACGGAATTGTTATTGTTGATGATAATGGTAGAATAGTAAAATTTATAGAAAAACCGGCCTGGAGCGAGGTGTTTAGTGATACAGTCAATACAGGAATGTACATAATTGAGCCTGAGGTTTTAGACTTTATACCCGAAAAAGAGGCCGACTTCTCCCTGGATATCTTTCCATTGTTGCAGAAGAAAAATTTTCCAATTTATGGATACCTGGCAGAAGGATATTGGTGTGATATCGGTAATCTTGATGCCTATAGGGAGGCTCATAAAGCAATTTTAGATGGTCTTGTAAAAATAGATATTATGGGGAAAAAGATTGATGAAGATATTTGGGTTGGCAGGAATGTCGATATCGCTGCAGATGCAGTGCTTAAAGCGCCCATTATATTGGGTGATTTCGTGAGAATAAAAAGTGGCGCAGAGGTGGCCGAATATACAATCCTGGGTGATAATTGTGTTGTCGAAGAAAATGCATCAGTTAGACGAAGCATTATACATCATAGCACTGTAATCGGGCCTAAATCCGAATTGCGTGGCGCAATAATAGGTAAGAGGTGTGTTTTAGAAGAGGCAGTATCAATTTATGAGGGAGCGGTTGTCAGCGATGATTGTCAGATCGGTAGTGGAGTTGAGGTACCATCTGACATCAGGGTATGGCCAGATAAGGTGATTGAGCAGGGCACAAGGCTTACAACGGACCTTATTTGGGGTCAGAGAGAAAAAAAGACTTTGTTTGGTATTGAAGGCATAATCGGATCCTTTAACATTAAGATAACACCTGAATTCGCAGCAAAATTGGGATCAGCGCTTGGGGCATATCTTAACAAGAACTCAACAGTTGTGATAAGTCGTGATACTACATCGGCCTCCCGCTTAATTAAAAGGGCTATCTCGTCAGGTTTGTTGTCAATGGGGGTTGATGTCTTTGATATGGAAATTGAATCAATACCAATAAATAAATATACTACGAGACTACTCAATTCGGATATGGGAATTTATATTCAAAAATCTCCATTGGCAGGTTTGCAATATATTCAAATAAAGATATTCGACAAACATGGCTTTCAGATCCCAATAAGTGATGAGAAGAGAATTGAGAACATTTTCTTTAGGGGAGACTATCCGAGAAAGGATGCCTTTGAAGTTGGTAAAATGTTGTTCCCAATACACCAGATTGA encodes the following:
- a CDS encoding UPF0280 family protein produces the protein MVESNDCEIKGELLSFNTSFRETDLCIWSQCELREEALKIVLKCRSSLDDYVERYPSFRTALEPFPVKEDAPSIVKEMSKMTERVSVGPMAAVAGAIAQKVGEELLAITPEIIVENGGDIFIKVDRKKVINIYAGESPFIGEIALEIEPEDMPLGVCTSSGMLGHSFSFGRADAVIALAPSATLADAAATAICNQIMDVSDIPKGIEFAQRIDGLEGVVILKDNTMGRCGKVNLIGPKLFLQNRKVEIVSFS
- a CDS encoding MMPL family transporter; protein product: MERYIEWVIKRPKITLLCFTIITVIFSLGLPKLVFDYSIDTMMPQGDEEYIYYKKALKVYGNISKIVMIDVYSDNLWSNDVFMDIDNLISEIEEFKFLDKELEDSRITRLENAFSKGEIKYIDLLDYFNNDIVFQKTLRRKIKKYIGRVEILDQNDLNKLLKEIEITNSIKAKERVKRIASLFTMQDVTGENDTLEFYDLIKRDDNGKRILPKSKEEYEFIKKRITKTPFYEQQIYARDPKTGEITDLGIIIQLDTTDDHHDIGEEIWEITSNYDNIRVVSLGAPVMNYLVNGYMQDDLKKFLPAVLILMLMVFFFNFRSLRGVVLPLLTLIISDIWLLGFMGHAGYKITIMAVGLPSLLMAIGSSYSIHIMNQYYIDFNLITEKGRHEGFKQAMHHISITVLLAGLTTFFGFVTITTNKVTAISEWAFLASLGAVICVIISITLIPAVCVLLPHKMPRFMLNKDKSVKVTLIDKITSLMTVISTKHYKACLIVVIIIISISIVGMTKMKVEMSPWGFFKEDSYIRIADRIIGKRFGGSFPVNILIDTGEEDGIKKPEFLKKVDEFCKWLQSESNVDLNIGRANSFQDIVKKMHMAMNNDKIQYYKIPEKYVDVLDYFELASGEDSNSDGRIDEFEIFTCPEFRTIHVFSLMFDKKNKVLSTSEMDRILKRIRAHMKTEFSDYSYRITGDIPIFIRLAEYVVTGQVLSLILCIIVVGIIIVLLFKKISIGLIGLVPMSCAVIMNFGIMGWFGIDLDMATAIIASITIGIGVDDTIHFFNTIKHMLAQGYNIDESIGKTLAIAGKAIIFTSMALVLGFAVFLLSTFKPNMYFGILIAITMIATTIGALVVLPSVIKATKASLEESKSESIIWKYLYIGRLFGVKVED
- a CDS encoding histidinol-phosphatase HisJ family protein, translating into MALVDYHNHTYLCEHASGSLEDYINAAITSDLIELGFSDHAPLPLEIRDGITMHPEETEVYIALLEKNRDIYRDKIDIKLGFEIDYPLRESFNRQYLSDTRLDYLIGSCHFLGDWAFDQSRYAREFENRDIDGIYYEYYSVILDIVLSGYFNIIGHFDIIKKFGHRPKMDFRETIIGIAKMISKKDIAVEINTGGLRKPVREIYPSDDIITLFYNMNVPITLGSDSHASEEVGYMFDSAIEKIKKVGYKKISGFSKRKRYDILI
- the pgeF gene encoding peptidoglycan editing factor PgeF; the encoded protein is MVFKKEANGVYSLSGAFGLEIGTASRAVNYIDYSMDDDQIIWDEKALLSEITHLPEKGIIILNQLHEDRIVIVDSPIRDNFLFFDDADGIITNIPEVCIVIRSADCVPVYAFDSHNRILGAAHSGWRGCMLSISKKLIIKMKQIFSSNNRDIHVFILPSIGPESYVIGNDVASLFERDLYVRDKNIYLDLWKNIERSLIEEGIPEVNIFNSRICTLQNNDKFFSYRNKDSARNLNYGFIKL
- a CDS encoding sugar phosphate nucleotidyltransferase; its protein translation is MIRAVIMAGGEGTRLRPLTSNRSKPMIPIINKPVIEHIIKLLKKHGIIDIIISLYYLPEGAQNYFGDGSDWNVNITYSVEETPHGTAGGVKKAIGNHDDTFIVLSGDGVIDFDITHILGYHKEKNSSFTIVLKHVKKPVDYGIVIVDDNGRIVKFIEKPAWSEVFSDTVNTGMYIIEPEVLDFIPEKEADFSLDIFPLLQKKNFPIYGYLAEGYWCDIGNLDAYREAHKAILDGLVKIDIMGKKIDEDIWVGRNVDIAADAVLKAPIILGDFVRIKSGAEVAEYTILGDNCVVEENASVRRSIIHHSTVIGPKSELRGAIIGKRCVLEEAVSIYEGAVVSDDCQIGSGVEVPSDIRVWPDKVIEQGTRLTTDLIWGQREKKTLFGIEGIIGSFNIKITPEFAAKLGSALGAYLNKNSTVVISRDTTSASRLIKRAISSGLLSMGVDVFDMEIESIPINKYTTRLLNSDMGIYIQKSPLAGLQYIQIKIFDKHGFQIPISDEKRIENIFFRGDYPRKDAFEVGKMLFPIHQIESYISNIKNYVDFNLIKKRKWNIIVDCFNGSTSYVFPELLSSVGCEVIVLRGQIKEFLSEEEVKNETRKAIENIVAMAKANKEVGVIIGPHGEYLTIVDETGNILSNDDISAILCIYYLKYRNEKIINIPVTSSMIIDEIAYSYGGKVIRISSKMRSPVDTNDLFLKGTSGRYPYLERDYDPMITFLKILEFATLEDTTLYELRESLPKSNILRVSIPCSIDEKATIMNSLTAKTDTDNIDMIDGVRINKEDAWILILPDATQPLIHLYAESKNIHSREKIIEEYALRIKQFKNSS